In Prionailurus viverrinus isolate Anna chromosome C2, UM_Priviv_1.0, whole genome shotgun sequence, one DNA window encodes the following:
- the NCBP2AS2 gene encoding protein NCBP2AS2 — translation MVLRRLLAALLYSPQLVERLSESKPIRRAAQLTAFALLQAQLRGQDAARRLRALAAGPAGSLGRRAARFKDTFTQELRRGLRDRPGSPPGSQRGPGANP, via the coding sequence ATGGTTCTTCGGCGGCTCTTGGCCGCGCTGCTCTACAGCCCGCAGCTGGTGGAGCGTCTGTCGGAGTCTAAGCCCATCCGGCGTGCGGCGCAGCTCACAGCCTTCGCACTGCTGCAGGCCCAGCTCCGCGGCCAGGACGCAGCCCGGCGCCTTCGAGCCCTTGCGGCTGGGCCCGCGGGTTCCCTAGGTCGCCGCGCTGCCCGCTTCAAAGACACCTTCACTCAGGAGCTGCGCCGCGGCCTCCGGGACCGCCCGGGGTCACCCCCGGGTAGCCAGAGGGGCCCAGGCGCAAACCCCTAA
- the NCBP2 gene encoding nuclear cap-binding protein subunit 2 isoform X1 — translation MSGGLLKALRSDSYVELSQYRDQHFRGDNEEQEKLLKKSCTLYVGNLSFYTTEEQIYELFSKSGDIKKIIMGLDKMKKTACGFCFVEYYSRADAENAMRYINGTRLDDRIIRTDWDAGFKEGRQYGRGRSGGQVRDEYRQDYDAGRGGYGKLAQNQ, via the exons ATGTCCGGCGGCCTTCTGAAGGCGCTGCGCAGCGACTCCTACGTGGAGCTGAGCCAGTACCGGGACCAGCACTTCCGG GGCGACAATGAAGAACAGGAAAAATTACTGAAGAAGAGCTGTACATTGTATGTTGGAAATCTTTCCTTTTACACAACTGAAGAACAAATCTATGAACTTTTCAGTAAAAGTGGCGacataaagaaaatcattatGGGCCTGGATAAGATGAAGAAGACAGCATGTGGGTTCTGCTTTGTGGA ATACTATTCAAGAGCAGATGCAGAAAATGCCATGAGGTACATAAATGGAACTCGTCTGGATGACCGGATCATTCGCACAGACTGGGACGCAGGCTTTAAGGAGGGCAGGCAGTATGGCCGTGGGCGATCTGGGGGCCAG GTACGAGATGAGTATCGTCAGGACTATGACGCTGGGAGAGGAGGCTATGGAAAACTGGCCCAAAACCAGTGA
- the NCBP2 gene encoding nuclear cap-binding protein subunit 2 isoform X2 translates to MSGGLLKALRSDSYVELSQYRDQHFRGDNEEQEKLLKKSCTLYVGNLSFYTTEEQIYELFSKSGDIKKIIMGLDKMKKTACGFCFVEYYSRADAENAMRYINGTRLDDRIIRTDWDAGFKEGRQYGRGRSGGQVRDEYRQDYDAGRGGYGKLAQNQ, encoded by the exons ATGTCCGGCGGCCTTCTGAAGGCGCTGCGCAGCGACTCCTACGTGGAGCTGAGCCAGTACCGGGACCAGCACTTCCGG GGCGACAATGAAGAACAGGAAAAATTACTGAAGAAGAGCTGTACATTGTATGTTGGAAATCTTTCCTTTTACACAACTGAAGAACAAATCTATGAACTTTTCAGTAAAAGTGGCGacataaagaaaatcattatGGGCCTGGATAAGATGAAGAAGACAGCATGTGGGTTCTGCTTTGTGGA ATACTATTCAAGAGCAGATGCAGAAAATGCCATGAGGTACATAAATGGAACTCGTCTGGATGACCGGATCATTCGCACAGACTGGGACGCAGGCTTTAAGGAGGGCAGGCAGTATGGCCGTGGGCGATCTGGGGGCCAG GTACGAGATGAGTATCGTCAGGACTATGACGCTGGGAGAGGAGGCTATGGAAAACTGGCCCAAAACCA aTGA